The window aaaatgtaaaatcatgCTGAAATATTCTGAGCTGTGCTTTAAACTGTTTGTCCGTCCATCCAACAGGCTGTAATGCCAACCTGTTCTATGCTGATGCACCCCAGCCACAGCTGGATATGCTGATTGATGCCTTCTGGGACTATGCTGCCAAGGCAACCCAGACAGCTGATGACACCCTCCTGATGATCAGAAAGTCTCAGTTTGGACAGGATGTCAGGTATGTCGGACCAGCCCACTGTGAGAGTTCATTGAAAAGCTTAAAGGGCCGCATGTCCCACCTTCAATTAAAGTAAGTAAAGGTGGAACCTAATGTGGCTCTTCCCTTTCTCGTCTAGTGCTCGTCTGACGGAGAGTGCCGATGTGGCCAGCACGTATGCAGTCACCCTGCAGGAGCAGCTTCCCCCTGCAGCGCTGGACCTGATCACCAAAGTCACCACAGAGGCCGATGTGCTGAGGGAGCGTCTGAACCAGGAGCTGAGCACCGTCAGGGAAAAGCTGGAGCCCTACAGCGCGGAAATGAAAGCCAAGGTCCAGCAGAGAGTGGAGCAGCTCAAACAGGAGCTTGCCCCCTACGCAGAGTCCGTGGACACCGAGGCTCTGAGGGCCACCCTGATGCAGAAGAGTGAGGAGCTCAAGACCAACCTGGAGCAGAGTGTGCAGGATCTGCAGGCTCAGCTGGGGCCTTACACCGATGACCTGAAGCTGAAGGTGGACCAGCACCTGCAGGACTTCAAGGAGAGAGTGGCGCCCGCGACGCAGAAGGTCCAAAGCGAGCTGACACAGAGAGCCCAACAAGTCAAAGAGATCGCTGCCCCCTACGTTGAGGACCTGAGGGTGAGGCTGGACCCCTACGCCCAGGACCTCCAGGCTCAGCTCACTTCCCTCTACGAGTCCTTCACCAAAACCCAGTGAAGCCACCTCCATCTCGTGCCGAACATAAAGGAACCATCTACAGAACAAGATCAAGAATGTGACGgtgtttttgaaacataaaATCCCTGGTGTTGGAAGTTGAACTGTTTaaagtaagaaaagaaaagatcaatACCACCAAACACTGAAAATAAAGGCTAAACATTAACTTGTGGGTCTGTTGGTTATTTACAAAGTCCTGGTGAAAATGTGAAGGCAGTGGGTTAGATTGGAGAATGCCAAATTTGCATATTAAATGAATAGaatcaaataaaaacgtgtTAGACAGCCAACACAATGGGGTTAAATGGGCAAACTAGGAGTATTATTTTATCTTTGATGATAATTAGTGCCACCTGGTGAACATATAGAGTCCCTACATAATAGAtacatatataacatttataacaaacaaacacagtatgAAATAAGTAGGGAATAAATCCCTTTTCTTGCTTTAGTTCAGGTTGCTAaatcttgccccccccccccccacccctcctctgtGATTGAGCTGTGGGTCTTGATGGGGCATGTTCAGGTTTGCCTTTGCACGCCTGGAAGTTCACATAAACACGTCCTGCTGCCACCTTGTTTTTTGCAGGCAGAGTGCTCCCACGCTGCGTTACCCGGCTGCAGACAACATTCCTCAGTCCTGCCCCCATTTCTCACGGACTGGGTTCACAAACACCCTCAAACACACCAGCTCCCCTTTCCTGTTACGACTGGCCTGCATGTTGAAACACCTTCACTTATTAATACAAATTATTAACGGGTTTTAGTGTTAACAAgggtttgtaaaatgttgattttggcttttacattcaaaatgatgacatcattatTTAGATATATGACTGATcaaggggggggaaaagcagTATATTATGTTCCAATATTGCGCATCAgacagcagaaaagaaaagcaaatctGTGTAGACTGCAGATTTCATGATGCGTGACATCATCCAGACACAACAACTTAATTCCTCAAACCATTATACAGAAACCGTCATCAGGCCGGCGTTACTCAAGTTGCCCTCGCACACACATTTGCTCGTGACCCTCGATCAGGCACCCGTGGATCAAAAGTAGAAGCCCCAGTAGTTTAGAAAACTGGGTGAGATGTTCCTACTGCTGGATGTGTCTTGTTCATCCTGCAGGTTCATCAAAGCcctccattgtgtgtgtgtggtgtctggCTTGGGACCTTAGTTGGTGCACACGTGTAGTTTCGGTCCGtgtgcaaaatgaaaacatacCAATCATACGAAGATATGTAGTGGAAATGTATCTTATTGGTGTGGGCGAATGACCCTGAAACTATCATCATGTTCTACAGACGGGACAGAAACAGTAATTCTGTGACAAAGTTTTAGTTTATCTTTAGTGATCTTGATTCGTTTGTGTCTTTGAACTGGACTGGACTTCTTATCAAGTCAGTACATACAGTATCTTGGTTGGTGCGACACACCTCCTGCGGGGACACACACTACACACCATTGTTGTGTTCTATGAAGGTCAAAGGTTTTTAACGCTAGAGTCACGCCTAAACAAACTGAATTCAATCTTACTTAAACGTCATCAAACAATCTTGTTGTTGATTGATTCAGttaaacagagaaaatgttCATCTGTTACACAACAGCTGAAGTATACATTTGGGTACAGTCTTCTCACACTCTGGTGTTATCAAGTTCTCACACTACTTACCCGGTCGAGCCGACATATTTAAACTTTGTTCCCGAGTAACGTTTTGGTGtctgtgaaagaaaaagagatggTTGACGCCACAGAGGCCACGTCCTAAAGAGCAAAGGTCGTTACACACAGCAAAGCGTCCCATGTCAAAGCTAATGGCAGCAAAAGTGATGACTGCCACTGAAACAATATGTGTTGCTCAAGAAGCTGAGGTCCCCTTTGTGTTTCAACATCCAACAACGACAGCAGTAAATACAAGGAATAAACAGGGAGATTGACTTGAGATCGACAGGGTGGGGTGTCAATGGTCAACAGCTGCAGAAAGTTTAGATTAAATTGCATCTTGCCCCCCCAGGGGATTTATAGCCTCACGACAACACTTGGTGATGAAGTTCAAAGAGAAGTTTGTGGTCACAAAATTAAATTATGTAACTAAATAAGTACTTGAGCAAAAGTAGCCATAAGAGTAAAAGTGATGTTGCTTTAAAATAATGGAGCAGCAAAttataatgaaagaaaaaaaaaatatatatatatatatattttcacttATTTAGTTACATAAgtgaaaagaaataatgaaaaaaagctaATTCGCCTGGGCAAAAAACTTGAGACCGTGTTGAACTATGTGATAcgtgttagggggggggggggggggggctccaaatGTCACCTCGTTATTGCTCCGTCAGCCCGACACGGACCTCCGAGGACTTCGGACGCGGTGTTGAGGAAAAGCAGCGTGGAGGCAAACAGGAATCCGTGCAGACGGATCATCATTACCACGTGAATGCTCGCGGGCATCCGcccccgcaaccccccccccccccctctcctctcccgccTCCTCCATCGCGCAGCACGCGCGCCCCACTGCATAAAAAGGCGCAGTCTTCGTGCACGCCGCACGGAGAAAGCTCTCAGGTGAGTCTTCTTAGAACATCGTTATGCTGCTCATACCATATGAAGcgatttttcctttaaaaaaacaacctataCAACAAATATTTAGCTTAAAttgtctttttatatttttctaagAAACAAGGGACGTCTTGCCTTTGTTTCAGTGCTTACCTTTGCCCTCTTTAATTCGCAGTACCTGTATATCCAACCACCATGAAGGCTGTAGCTCTGATCCTCGCTCTCGCAGTCATCACTGGTAAGTTGATCTACGATTGACCACACTTACTCTTTTATTGCATTCTTTATATTCATCCTTCCACGGTTCCCCCGATAGGCTGCAGCGCTCGCGTTGTGCGCCAGGCTGATGCCACTGTGAGATGGGAGGACACTGTGCATCGTTTCTGGCAGTATGTCGCTGACCTGAACCAGAAGGCTGATGAAGTTGTGCGGGACCTGAAGACCTCTCAGATCACCAGGGAGCTTGAGTACGTGCACTTCATCATTCTCTTACCATTTTGTGTTCCATAGGTAGGGATTAGTTTGATACATCTGTAGTTTCAGTACCTCCACATGCTCC is drawn from Pungitius pungitius chromosome 11, fPunPun2.1, whole genome shotgun sequence and contains these coding sequences:
- the LOC119197310 gene encoding apolipoprotein Eb-like encodes the protein MKVLAVLVLAVFTGCNANLFYADAPQPQLDMLIDAFWDYAAKATQTADDTLLMIRKSQFGQDVSARLTESADVASTYAVTLQEQLPPAALDLITKVTTEADVLRERLNQELSTVREKLEPYSAEMKAKVQQRVEQLKQELAPYAESVDTEALRATLMQKSEELKTNLEQSVQDLQAQLGPYTDDLKLKVDQHLQDFKERVAPATQKVQSELTQRAQQVKEIAAPYVEDLRVRLDPYAQDLQAQLTSLYESFTKTQVPVYPTTMKAVALILALAVITGCSARVVRQADATVRWEDTVHRFWQYVADLNQKADEVVRDLKTSQITRELDTLITDSMAELAAYREDINTKLTPYTDGSTGQLSQDLQLLANKLQKDMLDAKERSTEYLGELKTMMEQNSDDVRGRISTYSHKLKKRLNKDTEEIRSTVANYVGEIQSRTAQNLDTVKESVEPYVQQAGDTASKKLADISTILESQAEGIRTQLESTAQELRTSLEGKIDELTEMISPYAVQIREQIENIMDKVKETSSS